One Coffea eugenioides isolate CCC68of chromosome 2, Ceug_1.0, whole genome shotgun sequence genomic window, gTGTCATCCTTTTATTGACTACCAGCATTGATTGCGCGGTTGTATTTTGGCGCCTATGCGTGTGATTATTTCATCGAGTCTAGTCTGAAGCCTTTACAGCCTTCCAAGTTTTTCGAGGAATAAGAAATTTCCTTATCTGTAATCAATAATGGCATCTTCATGTTCAAACCTCTCTTGCTACTTCCCTTCAGCTCCGAAACCAAAACTTCGTTCCTCCACAACCCGCTATCCATCTTTCTTGTGCCCCTCCAACACTTTTGGCTGCAATGGAGTTTCACTTCACAAAGCTGTATCCAATTCAAGAATGCGTgctaagtttgaaaattttgaaggcCAAGAAAATCCTGCCGCTGCTGATGACGACACCAGTCATAATTCTTCTTTAGACACACAAGAGCATTTTATtcaagaagaagagaaaaaagaagaagatgacAGGTtggtttttgttttaattactGAATTTAAAGAATCCATGATTGCCCTGTTGATAGTTTTAGTGGGGTGCACTGAATCATGGAAATATCAATTTTTGCAGATGAATTTTTTTGTATTCTTCTGTTTGAGAGTCACATAGCATTTGACTTAGTTCACAATTGGAATTTGGAGGTTTACACTGTAGCTAATACGAAGGCTTTGGCTAGGAAGATGCGTGATTTCTTTTGTGTTTGATGATCATTTATGTGTAAGTCACTGGACAAAATGTTTGCTTAGAGGATTAGATCTTGGTTATATCAGCTAATTTAGATGGTTTTTCATCTGCATTGTGTGTTGATCTCCAGTACTTTAGAAATGGGAAAATTTTTGCAGATGAAGTGGATGTGTCGAAAGTTGAgttgttttcttaaaaataaggCCACTAAAGTGGAGAATTTTTAAGgtgtgaaaagaaaaattaggaacTGCCATTAACAATATGTGGTTTTTTGTTGCAATAATTCTGGAATCCCAAATTAACGGCCGAGCTCTAAAGATGTTTGATTAATCAGACATCTCTAAGGCGGAATCTATGCTACTGCAGTACTTTCATGGTATTTAGCTTCCAAAACAAGAAAATGATGGAGACATAGTTGTTAATAATGTGATCAAATAGACAAGAATCTAGTTGAAAGAATCTTAAGGCTTTAATTTGCAATATAACTCTCTGAATTGTCAATGTCTGATTCTTGAGCGAATTAGCGTGAGTAGAAATGGCCAGGGTGACTTACTGCTGAATGTCAAAACTGTATATTTTATCAATATGTTGTTAGGTAAAGTATAATTTGATATTGCTTCGCTCCTATTGTAAACAATGGGAGGTTGAATGTGGATTTTTCCAGGATTTCCCATCTCTGAGGACTCTATTTTTCTTCAATATCATTTGTAAAATATGGTAGAGAAAGTTTATATACACACACCCACATACATGGGTCTTAAGGAATCAAATTTGAAGATCACTTTAGTGAGAAAATTGTTCAACTGTCTTGACTGTTTATGCTTGTCTTGTTGTTTAAATATAAGAGCTACATCCATGCGATCTTTCTATTGTTTTCTGTCCATTTCAAACAATGTGAACTGGCCATTTAACTTTTTTCCTTGTATCTTTTTACCCTTAAGTTTTATATTTAGAAGAACATTGGAGAAAAACCTCAACCATGCTAAATCTCTTACAGTTGTTTGCCTTCTGATTTGGAGGGTGCAGTCCGCCAGTCAGGCCAAGCAAGTGCTACATTTGTGTCTTCAGGAGGAATGAGAGCTATAGTATGTTCTCAACTTGTTTTACAATAGTCTGTTATGGATGATATTGTAATCTGTGTGACATTTTTATCTTAATTGTAAGAGAGATCTATTCATTTCATGCTTGGACTGAATTTAAGTTTCTCCTGTTGCTCAAAACTAAAGAAGCTAGCCATTCTTCTTATAAGATCTAGACATCCTAAGGCATTTGAGTCTCGTTACAATCTCACAGAAGTCCAATCCCGATACACAAGTGCATGCATGTTTGCCATAGCTTGTGTGTAGCTCCTCCTGAACAGACTTCAAAAATGCACTTTATGCCTAATTAGACTTACATACTTGTTAAATGCTAATTATTTAAGTAGATCACCTTCCAAActgaaaagtaaaagaaaatatacaTCAAAAAACAACTGAAGAAGAAGCAACTTACATAGTAGTTCTGTCCCTAATAGACTTGTCTATGGCGGAGTATGCCCCTATATGAAATAGATACTAAATTCTGCTGCATGGCTAGAATTTGTAACTTGTAATGGAGCAAGCTTACTATTGAGTTTGAACTTGGCTGTTTACATTTCATCTTGCTCTATCTTACTTGGGGCTCTTGTTTCTCTTTTATGCTTGGCAACCTGGTTGTTAGAAACACATGGAAGTGTGCTGTTGCAAATTGTCAGTTGAGTTTTCCatactttgactttttttcaTCCATTTTTCCTCTCAGGTTGAGTTCTTAATCCCACAGCTGCAGTTTCTTGATGATGAGGGTGCTCAAGCTGAGCTCTGGGAACTCTCAAGGTTATTTTTGGATACACTAATTGAAGAAACAGGATGTCAGGTTCTCTGCAAAGCTGTTTAAATATTTAATGTCATTTTCTATATGTTTTTATGCATAGGTGTAACTTCTTCAAAAAACTGGTTTCCATGCACTCAATGTTCAATGGGTGTTTCTCTTTCTTTAGCTTCATATCAGTAATGTGGGTATTGATTTAGTCATTTTATTTTTGTGTgctttaaaagaaaatattatctTTGTGTATCATCAACTGTTAAGACTAAGGCTTTTATTGTCAGAAAGTTAAAGCCATATTTCCAGATGCTGGAGCTACGGCACTTCTTAAATATCGGTGGAAAGATGCTGCTTTTGGCTTCTCCAGGTAGAGTCCATGAACCACGTGAAGTTTATAGAGATAATGCTTGAAATAACTCCCAAAAGTCATCCACACTTTATGTTTCATTTTCCTgttaaaaaaattgcaaatgATTCAAGGATAATTTTTCAATGCATTAACTTGCCGACTGGTATGATAAGAAATCTCTTTATAAAGTTGCTAAAAAGTGTCTATAATTCAAGGATGAAGATGTTCCTTTACAAAGAAAATTGGAGCTTTTACTTTATGGAATTGATTCAGGACCAATTGCATATCCTAGTAATGCATTACTTGTACACTAGAAGAACATATAGAGCACtatttttccagttttcaaCTCCCTGTTCATCAGGCTAACTCTCATGCTTTGTCTCTGTCTTCTACCTGTATAGCTTGGGTGACCGGAAGCCCGTAACAAGAGATGATGAAATTGTTGTAATGGTAGTACCTGATTATCAGATGTTGGAATATGTTGAAAGAATTGCATCTGAACTATCAGATGATCCGGTACTTAATTTTATACAGTTTTAAGTACTCATGCATCTTACATATTGATCTTGTTCAGATGATGCACAACTTCTCCTTTTCCCACATAACTGACCACGTCATGCATATGCTCAAGACATAACTGGCTTAAGTTTTTAGGCTGGTAAGACTGAGCTTATCTGATAGGTTCTTTGATGATAACTCTACTTCCCTCCCTAGAAATTTTAGAAGTGGATGGTTAATTAATCTTCTGATTCAAGTTATAATTCTTGAAGCAATAGCATGAAATTTTACTGAAATGACGAAAACCCTTGAAATTTTGGCGgaaaatgtctcattttcaGGTCGCAAGTGCAACAAATATCAACTTCTGTAGCTACTAGCTACAATTTATAATACAGTGTAATTAACCACATacaacattttaaaaaaaatactaataataacaaaaaaattacATGCAGCAATATGCAGCTTGTGACTGTAGGGCACAATCTTTTCGAAGCTAATATCTGGGTGGGGAATATGAAATAGAAGTCCATTGAATATCTGTTTTTCTCCTGTTTCATAAAATTTGCTTTTAGTTATGGCTAGAAACAGTTTGGTGTTCTATATCACTGTTTATTTGACTTCATAAATGTGCCATTCTTGTGCTAC contains:
- the LOC113761238 gene encoding uncharacterized protein LOC113761238 isoform X1 — protein: MASSCSNLSCYFPSAPKPKLRSSTTRYPSFLCPSNTFGCNGVSLHKAVSNSRMRAKFENFEGQENPAAADDDTSHNSSLDTQEHFIQEEEKKEEDDSCLPSDLEGAVRQSGQASATFVSSGGMRAIVEFLIPQLQFLDDEGAQAELWELSRLFLDTLIEETGCQKVKAIFPDAGATALLKYRWKDAAFGFSSLGDRKPVTRDDEIVVMVVPDYQMLEYVERIASELSDDPPRPLLMWNPRLVSEDVGVGINVRRLRRNFLSTFTVVYSMRPLPLGAVFRCYPGLWKVFYDDKDRPNRYLLAKELISRPDAEKLEIIFGGVEEKPEKGTSLFDQAAGIFSSLNRFMKVISR
- the LOC113761238 gene encoding uncharacterized protein LOC113761238 isoform X2, which encodes MTVRQSGQASATFVSSGGMRAIVEFLIPQLQFLDDEGAQAELWELSRLFLDTLIEETGCQKVKAIFPDAGATALLKYRWKDAAFGFSSLGDRKPVTRDDEIVVMVVPDYQMLEYVERIASELSDDPPRPLLMWNPRLVSEDVGVGINVRRLRRNFLSTFTVVYSMRPLPLGAVFRCYPGLWKVFYDDKDRPNRYLLAKELISRPDAEKLEIIFGGVEEKPEKGTSLFDQAAGIFSSLNRFMKVISR